The following are from one region of the Nicotiana tabacum cultivar K326 chromosome 3, ASM71507v2, whole genome shotgun sequence genome:
- the LOC142178604 gene encoding protein GLUTAMINE DUMPER 6-like codes for MVMIMKPSHNTTSTAGDSSFHRWNSPVPYLFGGLAVMMGLIALALLILACSYKKRSSSSTEESSSSSNNVNDSDDGPQEKSSTKSVQVLSPEMEPKFVVIMPGDYNPTCLAKPTMPTRQGPDQV; via the coding sequence ATGGTAATGATAATGAAGCCATCACATAATACAACTTCCACAGCAGGAGACTCGAGTTTTCACAGATGGAATTCTCCAGTTCCGTACCTTTTTGGTGGGTTAGCAGTTATGATGGGATTAATAGCGTTAGCATTGTTAATTTTAGCTTGTTCTTACAAGAAACGTTCGTCGTCGTCGACGGAAGAATCATCGTCATCTTCCAACAACGTTAACGATTCCGACGACGGTCCTCAAGAGAAGTCATCGACGAAGTCAGTACAGGTATTAAGTCCAGAAATGGAACCAAAATTTGTTGTGATTATGCCTGGAGATTACAATCCTACGTGTTTAGCCAAGCCCACCATGCCTACTCGCCAAGGTCCTGACCAAGTTTGA